The Virgibacillus dokdonensis genome includes a window with the following:
- a CDS encoding type IV secretion system protein VirB4 produces MVSVKQHTNTFIEEEKNSKKPKLDKAFLTKIQPQGGMTFKDKYIQKGDGYEACVHVWDYPSNVNLLWLDKVMAMYDVTVVADVTTMDQDETISSINKSMVEHDVRFRSAKQESDRMDAQRSYKEMEDLYQQISEMGEVIKLLHIRLFVATPTIWELERKVEQTISKLNSIGFKGQIFLNETYYEWQSLFLPYEQQIRFPNKREGKGMPAITLASGLPYHFSELNDRTGSFLGTSFTGGNVLFDLFHKDKLRRFYNAVVVGKMGAGKSTTLKKLLMDNEARGNFIRGFDVTGEFKTLVGALGGQSISLDGSDGIINPLQIYRADDKSNYKEEQVSFEQYEKQCFMQHISKVAIFYEFLAGSPSTEEIEEFKKILRMFYESLGFMEKTKTTGVTTLGNKEYPIFSDLLEYIREQLYDNPEKRTIRPELSISRVDRLEKIELVVDNLVNSYASLFNGHTTIQDITDEQVIFFSIRNLTKLEKNVFQAQMYNTLNLIWDNLIQVGARQMKQMYQSETFDPDDAVRFLIMIDEAHRLVNAENMLAVSFLTDFAREARKYFGGMILASQSIRDFVPDNKDTATVTKIRTLFELTQYKFVMQQDSNTLDSLRTIFEGQLTESELEHVPQLQQGDCLLSISGVGNIMLSIEASEEELKLFTGGL; encoded by the coding sequence ATGGTAAGTGTGAAACAACATACAAATACTTTTATTGAGGAAGAAAAGAATTCTAAGAAACCAAAACTGGATAAAGCGTTTTTAACGAAAATACAACCCCAAGGTGGCATGACTTTTAAAGATAAGTACATTCAAAAAGGAGACGGTTATGAAGCGTGCGTCCATGTGTGGGATTATCCTTCCAACGTCAATTTGCTTTGGTTGGATAAAGTGATGGCCATGTATGATGTTACTGTGGTAGCTGATGTGACCACGATGGATCAGGATGAAACGATTAGTTCGATTAATAAGAGTATGGTGGAACATGATGTCCGTTTTCGTAGCGCGAAACAAGAATCTGACCGGATGGACGCTCAACGAAGTTATAAAGAAATGGAAGATTTATATCAGCAAATTTCCGAAATGGGAGAAGTTATTAAGCTTCTCCATATTCGCTTATTTGTTGCTACACCAACAATTTGGGAATTAGAAAGGAAGGTGGAGCAAACCATATCTAAACTCAATTCCATTGGATTTAAGGGGCAAATATTTTTGAACGAAACCTACTACGAATGGCAATCATTATTCCTGCCCTATGAGCAGCAAATTAGATTTCCGAATAAAAGAGAGGGAAAAGGGATGCCAGCCATTACGCTTGCATCTGGATTACCGTATCACTTTTCAGAGTTAAATGATCGAACAGGCAGTTTTTTAGGTACATCGTTTACTGGTGGAAATGTTCTATTTGATTTGTTTCATAAAGATAAATTAAGACGCTTTTACAATGCAGTCGTTGTTGGGAAAATGGGCGCCGGTAAATCGACTACGTTAAAAAAATTACTTATGGATAATGAAGCTAGAGGAAATTTCATTCGAGGGTTTGATGTGACAGGGGAATTTAAAACCTTAGTTGGTGCACTAGGAGGTCAATCCATTAGCTTGGATGGAAGTGATGGGATTATTAATCCACTCCAAATTTATCGGGCAGATGATAAAAGCAATTACAAAGAAGAACAGGTAAGCTTTGAACAATATGAAAAGCAGTGCTTTATGCAACATATATCAAAGGTTGCTATCTTTTATGAATTTCTTGCTGGCAGTCCTTCTACAGAGGAAATTGAAGAATTTAAAAAGATCTTACGCATGTTTTATGAATCGCTGGGCTTTATGGAAAAAACTAAAACAACAGGTGTGACGACATTGGGAAACAAAGAATATCCAATCTTTAGCGACTTGCTAGAATATATTCGAGAGCAGCTATATGACAACCCAGAGAAACGAACGATACGTCCTGAATTATCTATTTCACGGGTGGATCGGTTGGAGAAAATTGAATTAGTCGTTGATAACTTAGTGAACAGCTACGCTTCATTGTTTAACGGTCATACAACGATTCAGGATATCACCGATGAACAAGTGATTTTCTTTTCTATCCGTAACCTGACGAAATTGGAAAAGAATGTGTTTCAAGCACAAATGTATAATACATTAAATTTAATCTGGGATAACTTGATCCAAGTGGGAGCAAGACAAATGAAACAGATGTATCAGAGTGAAACGTTTGACCCTGATGATGCCGTCCGATTTTTAATTATGATTGATGAAGCACATCGTTTAGTTAATGCTGAAAATATGTTAGCTGTCTCTTTTTTAACAGATTTTGCAAGAGAAGCCCGTAAGTACTTTGGTGGGATGATTTTAGCAAGTCAATCCATCAGAGACTTTGTTCCAGATAATAAAGACACTGCAACCGTGACAAAAATACGTACGTTATTTGAACTAACTCAATATAAGTTTGTGATGCAGCAAGATTCAAACACATTGGACTCTTTACGAACAATTTTTGAAGGGCAGCTAACGGAAAGCGAATTGGAACACGTCCCTCAACTCCAGCAGGGAGATTGTTTATTAAGTATTTCAGGTGTCGGAAACATTATGTTATCCATTGAAGCGAGTGAAGAAGAATTAAAGCTGTTCACTGGAGGGTTGTAA
- a CDS encoding DUF5592 family protein — protein sequence MKYEIPKEIKSKPKIVGLEMRELVIILISSLLLLTVLRELVHSLFILFYFGIAIIGMIYLFLPSGNNPEKRNYESILLMFRHKKGVYHAMDRNEVENEQFLKDKEGD from the coding sequence ATGAAATACGAGATACCGAAAGAGATTAAATCCAAGCCGAAAATAGTAGGATTAGAAATGAGGGAGCTGGTCATTATTTTGATTAGCTCTCTTTTATTATTAACGGTCTTACGGGAATTGGTGCATAGCCTATTTATTCTATTTTATTTCGGTATAGCCATCATAGGCATGATTTATTTGTTTCTGCCGAGCGGTAACAATCCCGAGAAGCGAAATTATGAATCTATCCTATTGATGTTTCGGCATAAAAAGGGAGTGTACCATGCAATGGATCGAAATGAAGTAGAGAATGAACAGTTTTTAAAAGACAAGGAGGGTGATTGA
- a CDS encoding pLS20_p028 family conjugation system transmembrane protein: MKKLYEDLSDILDISSGWLYDDLLRNIGWGIIQLLVWINDWIEGVATKVITLGGLYDSEDMGGFIDILQPLAIGLFVVSVTVLGFMFMLNKVEKRNEIIMNVLIAVSVIVILPSLMGMMEDLLHKGLDTVDANGNISDNVLKRNISDLKYYLDSDFNYADGTNKDTVMGDENTLPHPPHRTEKDIGTSNYYYANKLKNPDLIDVTEKLDIYEDEGWFSWTTEDWVKELTNDEKEFLKNRLVQNGDGTSRIEKLSENSVPATNLGQQSYYRYHVNWAIAITILAVTGFALIVTTLKIGRAMFDLAFHQIYAMFTASTDITGGQRLKKVLTEIVSTFAVIFVMIVLLKLFIIYAQWANDLEQEIGIVGVIILLIAGAWALIDAPDIVQRTMGIDAGLRSGWQAMMGAYAGTKMAGAGASMVGKGAGKVVKTGGKTAGGIGASGVGAYKGMKAGMRNNNTKPVPPRNPDQETSQHERQFSTNAINNPSVDSKTNTVPTKPNASIPSRSGSLASSIPVNTSNVSGSDSGGSSNVGEGATSSSQHKPIINAGGQGHIHPQSKHTLLGGNRTVQRANHFLSRAHNTGYDIGQKLSQFKGNVQQAKQIKIEKRGLKSNEIRDTERD; encoded by the coding sequence ATGAAAAAGTTATATGAGGATTTATCGGATATTCTCGATATTTCCAGTGGTTGGCTGTATGATGATCTTCTCCGAAATATCGGTTGGGGCATTATACAGCTTTTAGTATGGATTAATGATTGGATTGAAGGCGTTGCTACGAAAGTAATTACCTTAGGTGGTTTATATGATAGTGAAGACATGGGTGGCTTCATAGATATCTTGCAGCCCCTTGCAATCGGGCTGTTTGTCGTTTCTGTAACAGTCCTTGGTTTTATGTTCATGCTGAATAAAGTGGAAAAACGGAATGAAATCATTATGAATGTGTTAATTGCAGTGAGTGTCATTGTTATTTTGCCTAGTTTAATGGGAATGATGGAGGATTTGCTGCATAAAGGACTGGATACGGTGGATGCAAATGGGAACATTTCTGATAATGTCTTAAAACGAAATATCTCTGATTTAAAGTACTATCTCGATAGTGATTTCAATTATGCAGATGGGACAAACAAAGACACTGTAATGGGGGATGAGAATACATTGCCACATCCTCCTCATCGAACAGAAAAGGATATTGGAACGAGTAATTACTATTATGCAAATAAGCTGAAGAACCCCGATTTGATCGATGTAACTGAAAAGCTTGATATCTATGAAGATGAAGGTTGGTTTAGCTGGACTACAGAAGATTGGGTTAAAGAATTGACGAACGATGAAAAGGAATTTTTAAAAAACAGACTTGTTCAAAATGGAGACGGTACTTCAAGAATTGAAAAATTAAGTGAAAACTCGGTACCAGCGACAAACTTAGGGCAGCAAAGTTATTATCGTTATCACGTCAATTGGGCTATTGCCATTACGATATTAGCTGTGACAGGATTTGCCTTGATAGTAACAACATTAAAAATTGGCCGTGCCATGTTTGATTTAGCTTTTCATCAAATATACGCCATGTTCACCGCATCAACAGACATAACAGGTGGTCAACGATTGAAGAAAGTATTAACTGAAATTGTTAGTACGTTTGCCGTTATCTTTGTGATGATTGTACTTCTGAAATTGTTCATTATCTATGCACAGTGGGCGAACGATTTGGAGCAAGAGATTGGAATTGTAGGTGTCATTATCTTGCTCATTGCTGGAGCATGGGCGCTTATTGATGCTCCGGATATCGTACAACGAACAATGGGAATAGATGCTGGACTCCGTTCAGGATGGCAGGCGATGATGGGCGCATATGCTGGTACGAAAATGGCTGGCGCTGGTGCATCTATGGTTGGAAAAGGAGCCGGGAAAGTTGTTAAAACTGGTGGCAAAACGGCAGGAGGTATTGGTGCAAGTGGAGTTGGTGCATACAAAGGGATGAAAGCTGGTATGCGAAACAACAATACGAAGCCTGTTCCTCCGCGCAATCCAGATCAAGAAACTTCTCAACATGAACGACAATTTTCAACAAATGCGATAAACAATCCAAGTGTTGATTCAAAAACAAACACTGTTCCAACAAAGCCAAATGCAAGTATTCCTAGTCGCAGTGGTTCGCTGGCAAGTAGTATCCCTGTCAACACAAGTAATGTGTCAGGAAGCGATAGTGGCGGGTCCAGTAATGTAGGTGAAGGTGCAACTTCATCTAGTCAGCATAAGCCGATTATCAATGCTGGTGGGCAAGGACATATTCATCCACAAAGCAAACATACGTTACTTGGTGGAAATCGAACTGTACAACGTGCAAATCATTTTCTTTCCCGAGCGCATAATACAGGTTATGACATTGGACAAAAATTGAGCCAATTTAAGGGGAACGTACAACAGGCAAAGCAAATTAAAATCGAAAAAAGGGGATTGAAATCCAATGAAATACGAGATACCGAAAGAGATTAA
- a CDS encoding DEAD/DEAH box helicase — MGYFLDAPANIVGNSFLREPQEDAYRAIYNHFVNEKSVEHALVTLPTGTGKTGLMGIAPFKIARGRVLIITPQTVIRDSVLGSLDPTHPKNFWMFSRVFDEVQHLPSLIEYEKILTDEIIHQADIVVLNVHKLQERLDSSLIKRVSPDFFDMIIIDEAHHAEAKTWKRAIEYFEGSKILKVTGTPFRSDGRSLEGKEIYKYSLAQAMAKGYIKSLEKIDHIPDQMFFTLDNDPSRTYTLDELREGNIREENWIQRSVALSRESNEKIVDLSIKHLKEKKELTNNPHKVIAVACSIQHAEDIQNIYKDKGYESSIVHSKLEKFEQERELKKINDDKVDVVINVAMLGEGYDHKFLSIAAVFRPFKTLLPYAQFVGRTLRSIEMEDGTFTEEDNTAVLIHHKELGLEPLWDYYKKEKVKRDAIKKIKEDKNLDLGGFGSKNLTKGVANESEDFRIEKDTFVETELIRKRKEKLEEENKKIRELQELLGVDEDKAKDFIRQSKKSTDSERLLRPDKFYFQRRKDLDILIREELIPEFVADYNLDVDGVELVKGRYILPRKSYGWIYGTAKTNGALLGTYFNAYLKNELKVPRDQWTLDQYEEAIELAKSLDRYIREIVDKNKEEDE, encoded by the coding sequence ATGGGATATTTTCTAGATGCACCTGCTAACATTGTAGGTAATAGTTTTTTAAGGGAACCACAAGAGGATGCATACAGAGCCATATATAATCATTTTGTAAATGAAAAAAGTGTGGAACATGCATTAGTTACACTTCCAACTGGCACCGGTAAGACCGGTTTGATGGGTATAGCACCTTTTAAAATTGCGAGAGGAAGAGTACTAATTATTACTCCCCAAACAGTAATAAGAGATTCGGTTCTGGGATCATTAGATCCAACTCATCCAAAAAATTTCTGGATGTTTTCAAGAGTATTTGATGAAGTCCAACACTTACCTAGTTTAATAGAATACGAGAAAATATTGACGGATGAAATAATTCATCAAGCAGATATAGTGGTGTTAAATGTTCATAAATTACAAGAACGCTTAGATTCCTCATTGATAAAAAGGGTCAGTCCTGATTTTTTCGATATGATAATTATTGATGAGGCACATCATGCTGAAGCTAAAACGTGGAAAAGAGCAATAGAGTATTTCGAAGGAAGTAAAATACTCAAGGTTACAGGGACACCTTTTAGAAGTGATGGTAGAAGCTTAGAAGGAAAAGAAATATATAAATATAGTTTAGCTCAAGCTATGGCTAAAGGTTATATAAAAAGTTTGGAAAAAATTGATCATATTCCTGATCAAATGTTTTTTACACTAGATAACGACCCTAGTAGGACATATACACTTGATGAATTAAGGGAAGGCAATATTAGGGAAGAAAATTGGATACAACGATCCGTTGCCTTATCTAGAGAAAGTAATGAGAAGATTGTTGACCTTTCGATTAAGCATCTGAAAGAGAAGAAGGAATTAACAAATAATCCGCATAAGGTTATAGCCGTAGCATGTAGTATCCAGCATGCAGAAGATATTCAAAATATTTATAAAGATAAAGGTTATGAGTCATCAATCGTCCATAGTAAACTTGAAAAATTTGAGCAAGAAAGGGAGCTCAAAAAGATAAATGATGACAAAGTTGATGTGGTTATAAACGTTGCGATGCTAGGCGAAGGATATGACCACAAGTTTTTATCAATAGCGGCAGTTTTTCGGCCATTTAAAACGCTGCTTCCGTATGCCCAATTCGTCGGTCGTACTTTAAGATCGATTGAAATGGAAGATGGAACTTTCACAGAAGAGGATAACACAGCTGTACTTATACATCATAAGGAATTAGGACTCGAACCATTGTGGGATTATTATAAAAAAGAAAAAGTTAAGCGGGATGCTATAAAAAAGATAAAGGAAGACAAAAACTTAGATTTAGGTGGATTTGGTTCAAAGAATTTAACAAAGGGAGTAGCTAATGAATCAGAAGATTTTAGAATTGAAAAAGACACCTTTGTGGAAACTGAATTAATAAGGAAAAGAAAAGAGAAGTTAGAAGAAGAGAATAAGAAAATTAGGGAACTTCAGGAATTATTAGGTGTAGATGAAGATAAAGCCAAAGATTTTATTAGGCAGTCTAAAAAGAGCACAGATTCAGAAAGGTTGCTTCGTCCGGATAAATTTTACTTCCAAAGAAGAAAAGATTTAGATATACTAATTCGTGAAGAACTGATCCCTGAATTCGTAGCTGATTATAATCTTGATGTAGACGGTGTGGAGTTGGTAAAAGGAAGGTATATTTTGCCTAGAAAAAGTTACGGATGGATTTACGGAACCGCTAAGACAAATGGGGCTTTATTAGGGACATATTTTAATGCATACTTAAAAAATGAATTGAAAGTTCCGCGTGACCAATGGACACTAGATCAATATGAGGAAGCGATTGAATTAGCCAAGTCTCTTGATAGATATATTCGTGAGATAGTGGATAAAAACAAGGAGGAAGATGAATGA
- a CDS encoding YdbC family protein: MKEKSYRVDWEVIEEIVVLHRSQGGWAKELNLISWNGDNPKFDVRWWNPDKTRVGKGFTFTKEELKILYYTLPEALHI, from the coding sequence ATGAAGGAAAAGAGCTATCGTGTGGATTGGGAAGTTATTGAGGAAATTGTTGTATTGCATAGAAGCCAAGGAGGCTGGGCAAAAGAGCTAAATTTGATCAGTTGGAATGGAGATAATCCAAAGTTTGACGTGAGGTGGTGGAATCCTGATAAAACAAGGGTTGGTAAGGGGTTCACTTTTACCAAAGAGGAATTAAAAATACTGTATTACACTTTACCAGAAGCACTTCATATATAA